One segment of Kogia breviceps isolate mKogBre1 chromosome 14, mKogBre1 haplotype 1, whole genome shotgun sequence DNA contains the following:
- the CDR2 gene encoding cerebellar degeneration-related protein 2: MLAENLVEEFEMKEDEPWYDHQDLQQDLQLAAELGKTLLDRNTELEDSLQQMYTTNQEQLQEIEYLTKQVELLRQMNEQHAKVYEQLDVTARELEETNQKLVADSKASQQKILSLTETIECLQTNIDHLQSQVEELKSSGQGRRSQGTHDREKSAPSFSSLKELYDLRQHFVYDHVFAEKITALPSQQSPDEEENEHLKKTVTALQAQLSLERQKRATVEEEYGLVLKENRQLEQQLGAAEAYRTRALELQADVAEMRQMLQSERPFVNGVEKLVPDSLLVLVKEPSQSLLEEMLLTVAEAHRKPLKRSSSETVLSSLAGGDIVKGHEETCIRRAKAVKQRGISLLHEVDTQYSALKVKYEELLKKCQQEEDSLSHKAVQTSRAKDPAAVNTQPEPGTLGWELASVTPEPISSPTTSTPPEYKVLFKEIFSCIKKTKQEIDEQRTKYRSLSSHS; the protein is encoded by the exons ATCTCCAACTTGCTGCTGAGCTTGGGAAGACATTACTGGATCGGAACACAGAGCTGGAGGATTCTCTTCAGCAGATGTACACAACCAATCAGGAGCAGTTACAGGAAATTGAG TATCTGACCAAGCAGGTGGAGCTTCTGCGGCAGATGAACGAACAGCACGCAAAGGTTTATGAGCAGTTAGATGTCACAGCAAGGGAACTGGAAGAAACAAATCAAAAGCTCGTTGCTGACAGCAAGGCCTCACAGCAGAAGATTCTGAG CCTGACCGAAACAATTGAATGCCTACAAACCAACATTGATCACCTCCAGAGCCAAGTGGAGGAGTTGAAGTCATCTGGCCAGGGGAGAAGGAGCCAGGGGACGCACGACCGGGAGAAATCGGCACCCAGCTTCTCGTCTCTGAAAGAGCTGTATGACCTCCGCCA GCACTTCGTGTACGATCATGTGTTTGCCGAGAAGATCACTGCCTTACCAAGTCAGCAAAGCCCAGATGAAGAAGAAAACGAGCATCTGAAGAAAACAGTGACAGCGCTGCAGGCCCAGCTGAGCCTGGAGCGGCAGAAGCGGGCGACCGTGGAGGAGGAGTACGGGCTGGTGCTGAAGGAGAACAGGCAGCTGGAGCAGCAGCTGGGCGCCGCCGAGGCCTACCGAACCCGCGCGCTGGAGCTGCAGGCCGACGTGGCGGAGATGCGGCAGATGTTGCAGTCGGAGCGCCCTTTTGTGAACGGGGTTGAGAAGCTGGTGCCAGACTCTCTGTTGGTCCTTGTCAAGGAGCCCAGCCAGAGCCTGCTGGAGGAGATGCTCCTGACCGTGGCCGAAGCGCACAGAAAGCCCCTCAAGCGCAGCAGCAGCGAGACGGTGCTGAGCAGCCTGGCGGGCGGCGACATTGTGAAGGGCCACGAGGAGACCTGCATCCGGAGGGCCAAGGCCGTGAAGCAGAGGGGCATCTCCCTCCTGCACGAGGTGGACACGCAGTACAGTGCCCTCAAGGTGAAGTACGAGGAGCTGCTGAAGAAGTGCCAGCAAGAGGAGGACTCCCTGTCCCACAAGGCTGTGCAGACCTCCAGGGCCAAGGACCCGGCTGCAGTGAATACCCAGCCTGAGCCGGGCACCCTTGGCTGGGAACTGGCCTCGGTCACCCCAGAGCCCATCAGTTCCCCCACCACCTCGACGCCACCAGAATACAAAGTGCTTTTTAAGGAGATCTTTAGTTGCATCAAGAAAACCAAACAGGAAATAGACGAACAGAGAACAAAATACcgatctctctcttctcattcctaA